The genomic window GGCGCAGGGCACGGGCATGCCGACGGCCGAGGCGCAGGCGCTCCGCATCAAGGACATCGGGGCCTTCAAGGAATACATGGGCAAGGTCTGGGCCGCGACCGACGCGCTCATCGCCAACAACGACCAGGCGCTCCTCGATCGCATGGTGTCGATCAGGCCGCTCGGCGAGATGCACGCCATGCGCGCCCTGGGCGCTGTCTGCCTGACCCACGGCACGCAGCACTTCGGCGAGATCGAGCTGGCGCGCACGCTCGTCGGCGCCGGCGCCGTCACTGTGGTTTAGCGGGGCTCCAGCCACTCACCCCGCGCTGCATCAACGTGGGTGACAACTCCGTGTATCTAAATCACGGCATTCTCGGTACGCGGTCGACCGGGCATCCTCCGGAGAGACGCCAAGGTGCGCCTCGGCTCACTTCCAAGGAGGTGCCTCATGGAGGCTACGCGGCAATTGGAGCTCTGGCAGAAGGCAGCCGGATGCGGGCCAACGCCCGATCTACAAGATGCAGGGCACCCAAGCTCCCTAGGACCACAACCTATTGTTGACTTTGTCCCGACTGCCCCGCTATCCTCCAAGCGACTCGACAAAGGGGGTACTTGGGTGACGGGTGACGGAAAGTTGGATGAGCTAGTCCGAAGACACCTCCCCAAGGTCAGGCTCAGGCCTCTTTCGCAGCGCACTATTCCTCGGCTCGCCAAGGATCTGTCGGCCCTCAAGGCGATCGCGAGGGCTACGAAGGAAATACCAACGAGCCACGCGCTTTGGCTTGGCGACGCTCGCGGGATGTCCCACATTCCCGACGAGTCCGTTCACTTAGTTGTTACCTCCCCACCCTATTTTGATCTCAAAAAGTATCCGGAACACAGTTCGCAGCTCGGTGGAGTTCACGACTACGAAGTATTCATGAAGGAGCTCGACCGCGTCTGGTCTGAATGCTTCCGCGTGTTAGTAGAAGGCGGCCGACTCATTATCGTCGTCGGCGACGTGTGTCGCTCCCGGCGAGCCTTTGGTGCTCACATGGTGGTTCCCCTACATGGCACGATCATGGAGCATTGTCGTCACATCGGATTCCACAATCTTGCGACCATGATCTGGCACAAGATCTCCAACGCGGCCTTTGAGGTCGAGAATGGTACCGCTTTCCTTGGCAAGCCCTATGAGCCCAACGCGGTCATCAAGAACGACATAGAGTTCATCCTGATGCAACGAAAGCCCGGCGGGTATCGTCGCCCGACAGAGGCAATGCGGCTCCTGAGTGTAATCCCAGAAAGGTCCCACAAGACCTGGTTCAACCAGCTCGTTACAGTCCGCGGGGCATCCACGCGCTCGCATCCCGCCCCGTATCCTGTGGAACTCGTCGAACCGCTAATTCGAATGTTCAGCTTCGTGAGCGATACGATTCTTGATCCGTTCTCGGGGACCGGTACCACCAGTCTTGCGGCAGCACGTGCCGGCCGCAACAGCATCGGGATCGAAGTCGAAGAGTCCTACCGCCAACTGTCACTGCGCCGACTTGAGCAAGCCGTTCGAGTCGAGAACCTGCCGGCAGAGATCACGTCGAAGGTCCTCTCCTCCAGCGCCTAATGTCGAATGGGAAGTTTCGGCTCTTAGAAACATTCAAAAGAACCTTCCTCGGCACAATCTACGTGCACCGAAATTCGACTCTCGGAAACAAGATCGGCCGCGAGATCTTTGAGGATCTTCCCCGCCTGCACGTTTCTCCTCTCTATGAAGAGCATGTGCGTGCTCTCGCCGGTGTCGTGAATAGCGGAGGCAAGATACACACGCAACGAGCGATACGGAGAAACGACAGCGTGTTCGGACGGCCACCGGCAGGCGTGGACATTCGCCCGACTAAGAACATCTTCCTCGTTCCAGAAGGTCCTGTGGCAGAGCCTCGGATTGGCTGCGAGGTCAAGATCATCGCGAAGTCTCAGCAGAAGCAAATCGATCGCGTCATTAACGATCTGGCTGGATTCGCGGACAGGATGAAGTCACTGAGTCCGGCATGCATCAACCTGGCCGTGGTGGGCATCAATCACGAGTCCGATTATGAAGGCCATGAAGGCGACAGAAGCTTCAAGCATAAGTTGAAGAAACAAGAATCGATAAATGTGATGGCGAAACTTAAGGAAGAGCTCCTTGGACGTTACGATGAGCTTCTCGTGCTTGCCTTTCGAGCGACGAACCAACCTCCATATCCGTTCAGATGGGTTGAACCGAAGCGTGTCGAACTTGACTATGGCGCAGCTCTCACACGAGTAGGCGAATTGTATCAGCGCCGATTTGCGTAACACTCACCAGGCTGCTTGAGTCTAGAAGCAAAACGCCACCACCACACTACTCTCGTCTAGCCGCGTCCAGGAAATCCTCGACGAGGGCGGTGACGCGCTCCGAGCGTTCTTCCTGGGGGAAGTGGCCGGCGTCGTGGAAGCAGGCCGTCCGCCTGTGGGAGAAGATCATCTGAAGGCGGTCGAGCTCCTCCTGGCGGAAGGCCTGGTCGTTCATGCCCCAGAGGATCAGCGCCGGGATGTCGCGGATCTTCTCGCGGCGGCGCCAGAGCCCGTCGTACCACTCGCCGGCGCCGAGGAGCGCGCGTGCATAGGCGTGGGTGGCCACGCGCTCGGCGGCTGAGCCGAACGGGCGCATGTACTGGTCTTGGATATGGCGCGGGAAGCGCGCCTTGTCCGCGATGGCGTGCTTCATGATGACGCGCACCGGGAAGTTCAGCCGCAGGTAGAGGAAGCGGCCGAGCACGCCGCCGAAGAGCCGGCCGAAGCGCTCGTAGTGCGGATCGCCGCGCAGCGACCACATCCACGTGTTCAGCAGAACCACGCTCCTGACGTTCGCCGGCTTGTCCAGCGCGTACGAGAGGCCGAACGGCCCGCCGAAGTCGTGGAGCACCAGCGTGATGTCCTTCAGGCCGAGCGTGTCAATCAGCCGCCGGAGATTCGCCGCCTGTTCGGCGGGCGCGTACGAGTAGCCCTGGGGCTTGTCGGAGAGGCCGAAGCCGAGACTATCCGGCGCGATACAGCGGTACCGCGGCGAGAGCGCCTTGATCAGGTGGCGCCACACGAAAGACCAGTCGGGCGTGCCGTGGACGAAGACGATCGGCTGCCCCTGCCCCTCGTCGACGTAGTGCATCCGCCCCGCCGGCAGGTCGAGCCAGAGCGGCGCGAAGGGATACTCGGCCCGGTCGAGCCAGGCCGGCTCGGTCATGTCAGCAGCCGAGCTGATCCGCGAGGTCGAAGAAGTCGCGCGCCACCACGTCCCAGTCCTTCTCGGCCGTCTGGTCCTTGGTCTGGCCGGGGCCGTGCTCGGTCGGACGCGTCACGAACATGGTCTTGAAGCCCAGCGGCCGAGCCGCGGCGAGATCGCCGTTGTGCGCGGCGACCAGCGCGCACTCCTCCGGCTTGAGCCCGAGCATGGCCGCGGTGTCGAGGTAGCAGCCGGGCTGCGGCTTGTAGTGGCGCGTCACCTCGGCGCCGAGGATCGCGTCCCACGGCAGTCCCGCGCGCTTGGCCATGTTGACCATGAGCGCGACGTTGCCGTTGGACAGCGTGGCGAGGACGTACTTGCGCTTGAGCCGCGTGAGGCCGGGCACGGCGTCGGGCCACGGATCGAGGCGGTGCCAGGCGCGGTTCAGATCATCGAGGTCGCCGGCCACCACGCCCTTGAGGCCGAACTCCACGGCGAGCCTGCCGAGGCTCTCGCGGTGGAGATCGTCGAGCTTGGTCCACGCGCGCTTGCCGCTCCGGACGTCTTCCATGGCCGGCTGATACATCGCCCGCCAGCGGTCGGCGAAGGCCGCCCAGTCCACGCTCCACCCGCGCGGCGTGCCGAGCGCCTCGCCTTCCCTGATGATGCTCGAGCGCCAGTCCACGACCGTGCCGAACACGTCGAAGCAGAGCGCCTTCACGGAAGACGGGTCCATGCGCGCCATTAGTCGAGCGCGGGGCGTTTCTGCTGCCATGGCCGCGCCTTCTCGAAGGCGGCCGCGGCCTGGAGCACGGTGAGATCGGCGCAGCGGCGGCCGACGACCTGGAGGCCGACGGGCAGGCCCGCCTTGGTGAAACCCGCCGGAAGCGAGCAGGCGGGCTGGCCGGTGAAGTTGAAGGGATAGGAGAAGGACGCCCAGCCGATCCAGTCCCACGCGTGCTGGGGCCAGTGCTCGGGGTTGAGGCGGCCCAGCGGGAAGGCCGCGACCGAGACCGACGGCGTCACCAGGAGGTCGTACTTCTCGAAGAGCGGGCGAACCGAATCCCAGTGCGCCATCTTCTTGCCGCGCATGTCGATGTAGTCCGCGAGGCTCACGCGCAGGCCGTCCTCAATGCACGCGACGAAGCCCGGGTCCATCTTGTCGCGCCACTTGGGCAGGTACTGCGACCACGCGCCCGCGTAGTGCGCGGGCCACATCGTGCGGATCATGTCGTGGGTGTCGGCGAACCGCGTCTCGACCTCCTCGACCTTCGCGCCCAGCTCCTTGAAGGCTCCGGCCGCGCGCTTCACGAGCGCGGCCACCTCGGGATCCACGGGCAGCCCGCCCATGTCGGGGCTCCAGGCCACGCGCAGGCCCTTCACGCCGCGGTTGAGCTTGCCCACGTAGTCGGCCGGCGCGGCGTCGAGGGAAGTGCGGTCCCAGTCGTCGGGGCCCGCCATCACGCTGAGCATCAGCGCGGCGTCCCCCACCGTTCGCGTCATCGGCCCGTTGTGCGTCGTGTAGTCGTTGTTGGACACGGGCCACTGCGGCACGCGGCCGTAGGACGGCTTGTGGCCGAAGATGCCGCAGAAGGCCGACGGCACGCGGATGGAGCCCGCGCCGTCCGAGCCGTGGTGCAGCGGCCCGAGGCCCGCCGCGGCCGCCGCGCCCGCGCCCGCGGAGGAACCACCGGTGTTCATCCGCACGTCCCAGGGGTTGTGCGTGTCGCCCGTGAGCGGGCAGCCGCTGAGCGCCTTCCAGCCGAACTCCGGCGTGGTCGTCTTCCCGATGAAAATCCCGCCCGCGTCCTTGAGCCGCCGCACGAAGGGCGCGTCCTGGTCGGGCACGCGGTCCGCGAAGATGTGCGAGCCGCTCATCGTCCGCACGCCCTTGGTGAATATCAGGTCCTTGATCGAGAAGGGGATGCCGTGAATCGGCCCGAGCTTCTTCCGCTTCATCACGGCCTGCTCGGCCTCGCGCGCGGCCTTCATGGCCGCATCCGCGGCGACGAGGCAGAACGCGTTGAGCTTCGGGTTCAGCTTCTCAATGCGCGCCAAGACCGCCTTCGTCAGCTCAACAGGCGAGAGCTTCTTGGAGCGGATCAGCGGGAGGAGCTTGGTCGCCGGCGTGTAGCAGAGGTCGGTCGGGCTCATGCGCGCCTCCGGGCTCGTGGTTACTGCGTGGGGCGCATGGTAGCACAACACGTTATGCTCTGAGGCCATGAGCCCCGCCGAGCGCGCCCACCCGGGCGCCGACATGGAAGGCTTCGTCCGCGAGCAGATGGCCTTCGTGGGCCTCGCCGACGCCGAGATCGAGACGATACGCCGCACGGCGCCGCTCGTGCTCAAGCACGAGGCGGCGATCACCGGAGCGCTCTACGACCACTTCCTACGCTTTCCTGAAACCGCGAAGTTCTTCGTCGGTGACGACGGCGCGCCGGATCTCCAGCGGCTCGAGCGGCGCAAGCACAGCCTGGGACGGTGGCTCCGCGAGACGGCCGAGGTCGCGATGACCCACGGCTTCGTCTACTACCTCCTCGCCATCGCGCTCTCCCACAGCCACCGCGAGTACGGGCCGGGCGGCAAGATCCCGCCCGAGTTCATGGTGGGCGCCATGAGCCTGGCCCAGACGGCCGTCGCGGGTGTGCTCCGGGACGAGCTGGCCGATCCGCGCGACGCCCTCGAGGCCGCCGTCGCCTGGAACAAGCTCCTCCTCGTGCACCTGAACGTCTTCCTCCTGGGCTACCTCCTGCCCCCGCGCGAGGCGCGCGATTGACAGGCCGCGAGCCTCACGGCATAGTGGGCGCGTGACCAAGCCCGGGACGGTCGGCGAGCTCCGCGCGAGCGGGTACAAGTCGAAGTCGGTCAAGCAGGAGCTCCGCGACAACCTGGTCGTGCGGCTCAAGGCGGGCGCCCAGCTCTTCCCGGGCATCGTCGGCTACGAGGACACCGTCCTCCCGCAGATCGAAAACGCCATCCTCTCGGGGCAGGACATCGTCTTCCTGGGCGAGCGCGGCCAGGCCAAGACGAAGATCGCGCGCCTCATGGTGGGCCTCCTGGATGAAGAGGTGCCGGCGCTCGCGGGCTGCGAGACCAACGACGACCCCTTCGCGCCGATCTCCCCCGTCGGGCGCCGGCTGATCGCCGAGCAGGGCGAGCGCGCGCCGATCGCGTGGCTCCCGCGCGCCGACCGCTACGGCGAGAAGCTCGCGACGCCCGACATCACCATCGCGGATCTCATCGGCGAGGTGGACCCGATCAAGGTCGCCGAGGGCCGCTACCTCTCCGACGAGCTGACGATCCACTACGGGCTCCTGCCGCGGACCAACCGCGGCATCTTCGCCATCAACGAGCTGCCGGACCTGGCCGAGCGCATCCAGGTCGGTCTCCTCAACATCATGGAGGAGCGCGACGTCCAGATCCGCGGCTACAAGGTCCGCCTGCCGCTCGATCTCTTCGTCGTCGCCTCGGCCAACCCCGAGGACTACACGAACCGCGGGCGCATCATCACGCCGCTCAAGGACCGCTTCGGCTCCCAGATCAGGACGCACTACCCCGCGAAGATCCAGCACGAGATCGACATCATGGAGACCGAGCGGACGCGCTTCGCGGCGGACGCCGTCGAGACGCGCGCGCCCGAGTACATGAAGCAGATCGTGGCGGAGCTGACGCACCTCGCGCGCCGGTCGGCGGAGATCAGCCAGCGCTCGGGCGTCTCCGTGCGCGTGAGCATCTGCAACTACGAGAACCTGCTGTCGAGCGCGCTCAAGCGGGCGATCCGCCTGGGCGAGCCCGTCGCCTGCCCGCGCGTGAGCGACCTCGACGCCATGCTCGCCTCGACCTCCGGCAAGATCGAGCTGGAGACGGTGGGCGAGGCCAGCGAGGAGAAGATCCTGGGCAAGCTCGCGCAGAAGGCGGTGCTGAGCGTCTTCAACCGCGCCTTCACGGGCACCGACCTCGACGAGGTGGTGGCGGCCTTCCAGGGCGGGCTCAAGATGGACGTCTCCGACGTCATGCCGTCGGACGCCTACGTGCGGCAGATCGGCGAGGCGCGCCCGCTCCACGCCGCGTGCAAGAAGCTCGGCGCCAAGGATCCTGCCGCGGTCGCTTCAGCGCTCGAGTTCGTGCTGGAAGGCCTTCACCTCTCGCGCAAGCTCAACAAGAACGTCCACGCCGGCCAGACCCGCTACGGCGCCTAGCGCCTCTGCGGGCGGAAGCCTCGTCCGCTCGTGCTCAGGCCTCGGCGCCTGGCATCCCTAGGACCCACGGCGCGGTCGTCCTCACGTAGGCCGGCCGGTGCGGATGAATCGGCGCACCACCTCGGCGAACTCGGCAGTGGCGGTGGCGGCGAACATGTGACAACGGCCCTTGAGCGCATGGAACTGGGCCCCCGGGATCTGCTCCGCGGTCCAGCGGGCAACCTCCACCGGTGTGTTGCGGTCGACCTCGCCGTGAAGCACGAGGGTGGGGACCCGGAGCGCGGGCAGGAGCGCGCGGACGTCGATACCGGGATCGTCTAGCATGAAGAAGTTCTTGAGGGTCTCCAGCGGCATCTGGCTCCAGAGCCGGATGCTGCCCTCGATGAGTTTCTGGCACCCGGGCTCACCCGCGGCAACCTGCGCGATGAAGATCCGCACGACGGCCGGCCAGTCGTCGGCCGCCATGGCGGCGCGGAGCCGTCCGAGGAACTCCTTATCCAGGCGGTCGGCGCGGGGGTAGTCCGTGCTGCTAAGAGCGCGCGCTGGAGCGAGGCCGGCCAAGACGAGCTTCTCGACGAGGTGGGGATGGCTGGTGGCGAAGTGGGCCGCGACCGTCGAGCCGCGCGAGTTGCCGATCATAACCACGGGTCGATCGCCAATGGCCTCGATCACCGCACGGAGGTCTTCCATGAAGTCCCCGGTGTAGTACGGTCCGGGAAGCGGATCAGACCTTCCCGTACCCCGAGGATCCCAGGTCACGATGCGGAAGTCCTGGCAGAGCTGCTCGACCAGGGGCTGGAAGGTCGCGAGGCCGTAGACAACAGGGTGGCAGAGGACCAGGGTAGGCTCACCCACGCCGTGCTCGTAGTAAACGATCTTCGCTCCCTCACGGACGACCGTGCTCAGGCGGTGGATCTTGTTGCCGAGCCGCTGACGGCCAGCAGGATCGTCGGAGAGCGCCATCGCTTGCTCGTACGCCTGGTTGGCAGGCTCCAGGCGGCCCTGGAGGCTCTCGAGATCACCCAGCATTTCGTGGGCCCGCGTCAGCTCTCTGGAGGCGCCCCCCGTCCGCCCGAGGATCTCGATGGCCTGGGTGCAGAGGCGGCTGCCCTCGGGGTAGTCGAAGCTCGCGCGGGCCTTGGGCGCGGACTTGAGCAGGTAGTCAACAGCCTTGTCC from Candidatus Methylomirabilota bacterium includes these protein-coding regions:
- a CDS encoding site-specific DNA-methyltransferase, coding for MSHIPDESVHLVVTSPPYFDLKKYPEHSSQLGGVHDYEVFMKELDRVWSECFRVLVEGGRLIIVVGDVCRSRRAFGAHMVVPLHGTIMEHCRHIGFHNLATMIWHKISNAAFEVENGTAFLGKPYEPNAVIKNDIEFILMQRKPGGYRRPTEAMRLLSVIPERSHKTWFNQLVTVRGASTRSHPAPYPVELVEPLIRMFSFVSDTILDPFSGTGTTSLAAARAGRNSIGIEVEESYRQLSLRRLEQAVRVENLPAEITSKVLSSSA
- a CDS encoding alpha/beta fold hydrolase, producing the protein MTEPAWLDRAEYPFAPLWLDLPAGRMHYVDEGQGQPIVFVHGTPDWSFVWRHLIKALSPRYRCIAPDSLGFGLSDKPQGYSYAPAEQAANLRRLIDTLGLKDITLVLHDFGGPFGLSYALDKPANVRSVVLLNTWMWSLRGDPHYERFGRLFGGVLGRFLYLRLNFPVRVIMKHAIADKARFPRHIQDQYMRPFGSAAERVATHAYARALLGAGEWYDGLWRRREKIRDIPALILWGMNDQAFRQEELDRLQMIFSHRRTACFHDAGHFPQEERSERVTALVEDFLDAARRE
- a CDS encoding haloacid dehalogenase type II; the encoded protein is MAAETPRARLMARMDPSSVKALCFDVFGTVVDWRSSIIREGEALGTPRGWSVDWAAFADRWRAMYQPAMEDVRSGKRAWTKLDDLHRESLGRLAVEFGLKGVVAGDLDDLNRAWHRLDPWPDAVPGLTRLKRKYVLATLSNGNVALMVNMAKRAGLPWDAILGAEVTRHYKPQPGCYLDTAAMLGLKPEECALVAAHNGDLAAARPLGFKTMFVTRPTEHGPGQTKDQTAEKDWDVVARDFFDLADQLGC
- a CDS encoding amidase, whose amino-acid sequence is MSPTDLCYTPATKLLPLIRSKKLSPVELTKAVLARIEKLNPKLNAFCLVAADAAMKAAREAEQAVMKRKKLGPIHGIPFSIKDLIFTKGVRTMSGSHIFADRVPDQDAPFVRRLKDAGGIFIGKTTTPEFGWKALSGCPLTGDTHNPWDVRMNTGGSSAGAGAAAAAGLGPLHHGSDGAGSIRVPSAFCGIFGHKPSYGRVPQWPVSNNDYTTHNGPMTRTVGDAALMLSVMAGPDDWDRTSLDAAPADYVGKLNRGVKGLRVAWSPDMGGLPVDPEVAALVKRAAGAFKELGAKVEEVETRFADTHDMIRTMWPAHYAGAWSQYLPKWRDKMDPGFVACIEDGLRVSLADYIDMRGKKMAHWDSVRPLFEKYDLLVTPSVSVAAFPLGRLNPEHWPQHAWDWIGWASFSYPFNFTGQPACSLPAGFTKAGLPVGLQVVGRRCADLTVLQAAAAFEKARPWQQKRPALD
- a CDS encoding protoglobin family protein, which gives rise to MSPAERAHPGADMEGFVREQMAFVGLADAEIETIRRTAPLVLKHEAAITGALYDHFLRFPETAKFFVGDDGAPDLQRLERRKHSLGRWLRETAEVAMTHGFVYYLLAIALSHSHREYGPGGKIPPEFMVGAMSLAQTAVAGVLRDELADPRDALEAAVAWNKLLLVHLNVFLLGYLLPPREARD
- a CDS encoding magnesium chelatase → MTKPGTVGELRASGYKSKSVKQELRDNLVVRLKAGAQLFPGIVGYEDTVLPQIENAILSGQDIVFLGERGQAKTKIARLMVGLLDEEVPALAGCETNDDPFAPISPVGRRLIAEQGERAPIAWLPRADRYGEKLATPDITIADLIGEVDPIKVAEGRYLSDELTIHYGLLPRTNRGIFAINELPDLAERIQVGLLNIMEERDVQIRGYKVRLPLDLFVVASANPEDYTNRGRIITPLKDRFGSQIRTHYPAKIQHEIDIMETERTRFAADAVETRAPEYMKQIVAELTHLARRSAEISQRSGVSVRVSICNYENLLSSALKRAIRLGEPVACPRVSDLDAMLASTSGKIELETVGEASEEKILGKLAQKAVLSVFNRAFTGTDLDEVVAAFQGGLKMDVSDVMPSDAYVRQIGEARPLHAACKKLGAKDPAAVASALEFVLEGLHLSRKLNKNVHAGQTRYGA
- a CDS encoding alpha/beta fold hydrolase, with amino-acid sequence MAALEGDARLALGELRTVELIYEKARSPELEYMFKHALTHDVAYETLLRQKRRELHRRTGQVIEELYADRLPEFYETLAFHFTHGESWDKAVDYLLKSAPKARASFDYPEGSRLCTQAIEILGRTGGASRELTRAHEMLGDLESLQGRLEPANQAYEQAMALSDDPAGRQRLGNKIHRLSTVVREGAKIVYYEHGVGEPTLVLCHPVVYGLATFQPLVEQLCQDFRIVTWDPRGTGRSDPLPGPYYTGDFMEDLRAVIEAIGDRPVVMIGNSRGSTVAAHFATSHPHLVEKLVLAGLAPARALSSTDYPRADRLDKEFLGRLRAAMAADDWPAVVRIFIAQVAAGEPGCQKLIEGSIRLWSQMPLETLKNFFMLDDPGIDVRALLPALRVPTLVLHGEVDRNTPVEVARWTAEQIPGAQFHALKGRCHMFAATATAEFAEVVRRFIRTGRPT